cagttcaaccccctaaaaaCATTCATCCTCTCTCTATATAACCTCCCCCCATTATCACTAGTCTCTGTTGATAATCCCTCAGATTCACACACATTTCAAGTCCCAGCCAACCCATCTCTCTGTAATCTCTCTGTAATCTCTCTctagtctctctttctctctctctctctctctctctctctctctctctctcatgggtGTCTTCGGAGGTGCAATATTCGTGGTCATTTCTCTACTTGTGACTGACCTAGCGGCTACAACGTTGGGACATGCTacgggaaagagagaagaaactgTCGAGACCGGTTCCTGCGATGCCTCCGCAGGAACGTGGGTCTATGACAGTTCATACCCTCTCTATAACTCCTCCCAGTGTCCCTTCCTACAGAAGCAGTTCAAGTGCCTTGAGAATGGCAGGCTCGACACAGATTACCTCAAGTACAGATGGAAGCCAGCCGGCGACTGCGACTTGCCAAGGTACgttccctcactctctctctctctctccgcgtGGGTGCTCAACAACACTCCACTTCAGACCCGACTTGGCTACGACCATGTGAATGTTGGTGACATCTTTGGTTTCGTCGTTCTTGCCCGGTGTTAATGATGATCATGGTTTTGGAGGTTGCATAATGGAGATGCTGTTGCAGACATCGGGAGTTCTTCATAAAGTAAAAGTACAGTACTTATATTCCAGTATTTCAAGAGGAATAGATGGCATGGGATTCGCATCTATGTTCCTACATCAAGTGTTATTGATACTTAAACTTTAGTCAACCTTAAAGAGTACCAAAGTGATGTCAAATGCAATAGAAATCGAAAGGAACATCTCCATGAGACTCTGCATACGCGCTTAATTCGGTGTTGTTAAGCTATAGTCTTTGAAAATAGATTGAGTTATCGAAGGATTTGTACCCATATGATTGTCATGCACATCTTGCATAACACGAAGTCTCCAAGTCACCGAACGTTGTTGCTTCCAAACAACCATGGTCCTACAAGTGTCATGCACTTTCCTTAAGTCGTTCTTGGACATTTTCAGAAGGCACTTTTATCATGGAAAGTATTCTATGCTTGCAAGAGACAGATACGACGAAAAGAAGCCAAAATGGCCCATATTGAATCGGCCAATCTTTTTGCCTATATTCTTTCCCTCTTGctaataaagaaacaaattcaaatCATTGGGTGCACGTCTTTACGTATAGGAAATGTAGGTGTGAAGCTGCTTTCATATTGTCCTTTATCAATGTTAGTTTGTGAGTGCATCTATTCTCTTATTGTCTCCGTCTAACGAATTTCCAATATATAAAGGTAAGCATTGGATTCTTAAAAAGTTTAATCTCGGATCAATGTGGAacgaaaaaggaggaaaagtaaAGGGGTTAGATAAGGAATCTTGTATTGGGTCTCGATGGATAAGAGAAATACTAATCAATTCTCAATGAATCGATTCAAAAGCGCAGTAGGTTTCCAATTTATGCGCTTATAATATATTGTTGTTCCCGATTAATGAAGGTTGCTTGGTCTAGGTTCGACGGCCGAGCCTTCTTGTTTGGATTGAGAGGGAAGAGGCTGATGTTCGTGGGGGACTCGTTGAGCTTGAATCAATGGCAATCCCTTACTTGCATGGTTCTCACCGCGGTGCCCGAGGCCAAATACACTTCGACAACAGTTGCTGGGCTTTCCAACTTCTCATTCCCAGTGAGATCTTTTGTCTTGACTTGCTCTTTGCTCTTCACTCTTTGACTCGAAAAGTCAAATTAAAGTGATGAGACTGATGGTTCATCAACTTTGATACTTGCGCAGGAATACGGAGTGCAGTTGATGTTCTTCCGAGACGCGTTCCTGGTGGACATAGTGAGCACAAGCACCGGGCGAGCTCTCAGGCTCGACTCTCTCCAAAATGCCAAGATTTGGGAGGGCGTCGATGTATTGATATTCAACTCGTGGCACTGGTGGCTTCATGTTGGGAGGAAACAACCGTAAGTGTCCGTCTTAGCAAGCTTTGCATCAACTTAGATTCCAGATCAATCGCATTTCAAGAATCTATAAGACCCACACTAAATTTCATTTGTTAGCACAAGTTCTCTTATAGTTTATGCACCATAATTATTTTCAGTCTAGAGGTGGTCAATGCACGGACCCAAGTCAATTTGGTCCTAAATTGGTGCCCATGCGCATTCATTAGAACAATTATATAAACTTATGAACTTTTGGGGTAGGACTTCACGACTAAATTACCTCACTCATGCCTATCCAGAAGAGCCCACGCAGGCCAATGGGCCTCCAAGCAAGCCTAACATATGCAAGACTTTCCAGTCGCAATTACTATTATGTCAGCAAGGAGAAACTTTCTGACGGATTGGCATATGTTAAGACATTTGACTATTTTCACTTTGATAAGAGTCCGAAGTTAGGTCTTCTCGTCACTAATTTATGTTACGGACAGTGTGGCTCCTATTAAGCATACTCGTCTACGAGTTATGCAATGATACGCATTAACATGACCATTATTTATATTGCTTTTTTTTCCTGTTTCGGTGTTTGAAGGTTcagacatttttttatttttattttgaggtgATTCAGATGGGATTATATTCAAGAAGGGAATAAGACGTATAAAGACATGAATCGCCTAATGGCCTACGAGAAAGCATTGAACACTTGGGCCAAATGGGTGGACTCCAGTGTCGACCCATCGAAAACTACAGTCTTCTATCAAGGAGTTTCCCCCGACCATGCAAAGTACGAATATTTGTTGATGCAAATTCATTTTATACAAGTATTAATCCTTGtttcattttataatttacTCTTTGTTCGGTTGGTGGTGTTTTGATTTTGTTGAATATATTGGACGCTGCTTTGCTAATCTAGCTCGTAATTCATCGATCCTATTCAAACCAAGCAGTGCAAGCGACTGGGCGGAGCCAAAGGCCAATGCCTGTCTCGACCAGACACGTCCGCTTGCCGTGTCGAGATACCCGGCCGGCCCGAGCCCCGCGGAATTAGTAGCAGAGAAGGTGATAAGGTCGATGACGTACCCGGTCCGTCTGCTCAACGTCACTTATCTGTCGCAGCTCAGAGTAGATGGACACCCATCAGTGTATGGCTTCGGAGGGCACAGGAACATGGATTGCAGCCACTGGTGTCTTCCTGGTGTTCCCGATACTTGGAATTTGATCCTTTATCGGTCCCTAGTAGCTAACAACTTTTGAATCTTTGCATCATTAGAATAAGTGAACCATCCAAATTCATATTCTTGTTCCATCATCCTAATTTAGGATATTAAAAATCCCTTTTTTGTGGGCggttcatattttcttttttttttttttggggtgcataaaatttatattaaaacaAGGAATGAATTTATAAGCGTATCAAATAAGTTGGCTATGTTGCAAGacttttttgagaaattaaacCTGTGATCAATATGTATATCTCTAATAGAAATTTGAAGTATTGcttcgaaataatttttgtgaAGTATTTCAATTTATCGCGCATTGTTCTTTTGTATAAGCAAGTAATCAAGTCGACCCCCATTTGAATCTGGACAAGTGCGTTGTTCGTTTGAAGAGCAAATTCCATGTCGCCCACAGACCGTCGGATAGCTGCAGTCGCCATAATCCCAAGCCGTAAGGTCAGCTGCCTCTTTCCTCTGACATTGCTCCCTATCAAACTCATATACTCTCAAGTGCCCATCATATTTCTGTGGAGAAGTAAGTGGatgtaaaaataattacttttattatataaaacaaTATTACAACTCTCTATTTTATCACACTCCCACAACTACTCATTGTACTTGTACTTGCTTACCCACTCTCTCACAAACCTCACACGAACACAACTCTCTCACACACCCACttactctctatttctctaCACTTCACGCCACCTACTCCCACCCACTCACACACACAACACCCCTCACACACTTAAGGGGCAAGAGCCCCTATTTATAGGGGACAAAGTCGGCACATCCACCGACTCTCGCCTCCCACTATCTCTTctacttattattattttattgcaactTGTTGGGTCAACAATTGCGGCTGAAGCTGAAGAATTATCTAGAGAAAAATCTGGAGGAGTGGAGAGAGATCCGGAGaactcaagagagagagaggcggtgctttttcaacaatttcaacCTCATAAACGGTGAAGCAGGAGAACATCCGGAAAGATGGAATGATTTCATGTGGAATTCGTGAACAATGCTAAGGTTCCGATGTAAATTCGACATTAATTGAGTTGTTACTCATGTTTGGAAAATTAAAGCGAACTGGGTAATGGACCTGCGGAGGATCGGTGTTCATTCAAGCAGATAAGTCCGTACCGGTCATGGAAAGTGATAGTAAACTGTGTGCAGCCCAAATCGTTTCAGAAACACTGAGCACCAAGTTCTGCCCTATGCTCAAGTTCTATGCAAGGACTAGTGAGTCCACATAGTGATCGAAAGACTGCcgaatgttaaaatatttaattattaaaatataccttcatctaataacttaaaatttaagaatagtTGGTAGTAATCCCACAAAACTCCATATGGTATTGGAATTGAGAGTCTTgagttcaaatattttcaaatcccATTTACTATCCCAATTAAATTTCCGTACACGctctagtaaaaaaaaaaactagacaAAACATAAGGAGAAGtgttggaatatttaaataataaatcacgcattcatttaacaatttaaattcTTAGAACAATTGATAGTATAGCCACAAAGTCTCACGTAAAGGAGGGAAAGAGGAGAGACTGTAGAGTGCAAACATTTTCATCTAActgtttaaacttttaaaatagctAATAGAGAAAAGAGTATCGAGTGCAAGCATAGCAGGCAAGGCAAAATTGGggaatttaaataataaattacactttcatttaataacttaaatttttagataacttaaatttttagaacaatcGGCTGTATgcccacaaaatttcacataaatgaGGGAAAGAGAAGACTCAAAAGAGATCACATAGTACAAACATTTTCATTtgatagcttaaacttttatgACAGCTAATAGAAAAAGAGAGTAGAGTGCAAACATAGTAGGCAAAGAGAAATTAGGgaataagaagaagatgaaaaagtttaaatttttagaatagttgataTCAgtctcacaaaatttcacataaaaaaagggaaagaaaagagagtgtAGAGTACAAACATGGCGGGCAAGGAGAAATtggggaagaagaggaggagaagaagggacTGAAGCATTGGGGTGCAAGACAGAATCCATGGACAAGGTAGTCAAGTTCGGAAAGTTCAATAATCGTTTCGTCTCTCGATGATGGCTTGTCGCAAAAACAGGACACcttcaaaacaaaagaaaattttgacccaaaaaaaaaaaaaaaaaaagaagacaattaCTTATATTTTTCGGAGCCCACGTTACACCGATTTTCATTTCTAGTGgacaattttgattgaaaaaactCTCATAATTAAATGATAGAGACATACAGATTTTCCATACTTctacttttaattttgtaaaacaaaatttaagCTTTCAGAATCTAAATTTTAGGGACATAGAAAAGGCTTAAAGCTTTCTAAATACACTTAAACTCGTTGAAAGTATGAGTTGTAATCAAAGTATATCTTCTCAAAATTATGGACATATAAAGCCACATGTAATTTTTTCGTAATTTTTCAGATTATAAAAGATCGCAAGTTTTCCTGCTTTTTCTTGTATCATGTTTCTTTTCTCATATGTTGTCAAAGCTTTCTAATGACGAAGCGATCTTCCTAACCTTGATTGATGAAGCAAACAGGTCGAAAGAGTCAAAAGCTAAGgtcctgtttggttcagcatttggaatgctcatttggactctaaagtcccttggctaaatgcaaacgcgtttggttcATATTTTTGCgcgactttggcaagatgcaattgcatctcccaaGGAGTCTAAAGGCCTTTAGCCTAATGGAGCTCTTGAGGTGCATTGGCAAGTTGCATCTAGGGAATGCAAGTCagtattgttcatcttctccaagctACCGCCAATTGGAGGTTGACGACCACCGGCCAAGGGGTCGCGCGCACTAGCGACCACCACCTGAGGGTCGCCCGACCCCGGTGACTGTCACCGAACCTCAGGCGACGTATGGGTCGCGCGATGGTTGCCTAGTGTCGCGCGATGTCAGGCGACCATCGCTAGGGTCGCGCCCGGCCATACGACCGCTAAATCCGGCTGTCCGGTGGCCggacttccaaaaaaaaaatacaaatgtttttttgttttttttttaatttaataaaagtcctttacaaatgcaaattttaccaaacggtattttggccaaagttgtatctcaatgcaaattttaccaaacgatatttgcattttggaaaaccccattcacccaaaggtatttgaggaaaagctgaaccaaacgggtcCTAAGGCTTCGTAATGAACGGTACGTATGCATCAGACGGGAAACTACGATTGAAGTCAAAGAGCTAAAATAGATTTAAATCAAAGATTGAAAAACACAGCTGCCAACAAGGTTTCCTGTGCTTTATTATCACTATGGATCAATAGCAACCGCTCCGATCTATATCTATCCAGAGATCGATGAAAGATTGACGTACTTAGATTGTGGACAATCAGAGTTAAGCAAAAGAACCCTAATGACAAGAAGACCTCCTCTAGAGAATCGGGGCATCGCTCCACTTGATTATTtaattctcctttttcttttttctagtttAAAGGTATTTGAGTCGACTCTTGAAAACCTTGTCGAGCTCACAAATTCTATAGGCCCAATCCACCACAGTACTCATCCACTTTTTTGTTAGTCCTTCTCCGAtgttgtgtgttttttttttctttttgttagaaatAAGCTTTTCATTTCGAAACAAAACATTACAGAATGAATGCAATACTTAGAGTGGAATGATAAATAGAAGAAGACTACTAATACAATACTTCTAACTCTAGATGAGAGATTGtggaaaagaatagaaaattcaGGCTTTGCTGGTTTCGCCAAAAACACtcattgaaaaacatttttcaaattttccagcattcatttcacaaaaaataaactaatcatataaaacattttctactaattaaaaaaacacattcaaaagtgagaaaaacattttctgtttttttagaAAGTGGAACATGTTCTCCATATTTTCTTTCACCTTACCAACTtacaccaaacacattttccttttatttttatgttttcccttttttcccctcttcctCGGCTGGTCGTCGAGCACAAAGGTAGCCGGCAACTAGCTACAAGCCAAGTCTAGCTTTATTATCTATGGTGAGtagtttctttcttctcaatACCTTTTATTGAATTGAACTACTAAATACCCGTTAGAGATCATATAGTAGATATAATCAAGAAGATTCTTTCTAATTGGTTAGGATTTGGTACACTTG
The sequence above is drawn from the Eucalyptus grandis isolate ANBG69807.140 chromosome 11, ASM1654582v1, whole genome shotgun sequence genome and encodes:
- the LOC104425020 gene encoding protein trichome birefringence-like 43; amino-acid sequence: MGVFGGAIFVVISLLVTDLAATTLGHATGKREETVETGSCDASAGTWVYDSSYPLYNSSQCPFLQKQFKCLENGRLDTDYLKYRWKPAGDCDLPRFDGRAFLFGLRGKRLMFVGDSLSLNQWQSLTCMVLTAVPEAKYTSTTVAGLSNFSFPEYGVQLMFFRDAFLVDIVSTSTGRALRLDSLQNAKIWEGVDVLIFNSWHWWLHVGRKQPWDYIQEGNKTYKDMNRLMAYEKALNTWAKWVDSSVDPSKTTVFYQGVSPDHANASDWAEPKANACLDQTRPLAVSRYPAGPSPAELVAEKVIRSMTYPVRLLNVTYLSQLRVDGHPSVYGFGGHRNMDCSHWCLPGVPDTWNLILYRSLVANNF